TTTTTCAGTGATATTGAAATAAAAGTAGCTATTGTATTGATTCCTCTAGCTATTATAGTTACTTCAGCTTTACTTATATATTCTCACACTTATGTAAGTAATTTTGAAAATATAAGATTTGCTACATTTCAAGTAGTTTCAGCTATTACGACTACAGGTCTTCAAACAGCATTCTATCCAGAAATTTTAAATAATTGGAATTCTGCTACTTTTCTAATATTAATTGTTCTTATGATTATCGGTGCAGGATCTTGTTCAACTGGTGGAGGTATAAAATGGTTAAGAGTTGGTTTACTATCCAAAGCAACTATTTGGCAAATTAAATCAATTTTACTTCCTGGAAGAGCTGTTATTCCTAAAAAAATTGCGCATTTTAATAGATTAAAGGTCACTGATAACTTAATTAGAATAGCTGGATTATTTGTAATTTTATATTTGCTTATTTATATTATTAGTGTTATAATTATTTCAGTCTATTATAATAATATTCCTCAAGTTTTATTTGAAGTTGCTTCAGCAATTAGTAATGTTGGCCTTACAAGTGGAATTTTAACTCCGAATTCTCCAGATTTTGTAAAAATAGTATTTATGGTTGATTTTTGGGTAGGAAGACTTGAAATTTGGCCAATATTAGTAGTTGCATATATGAGTTTGTCTACAATTAAAAAGAAGCTGAAAGTTAAACATTGAAATAAGGTAAAAAAAATAGATAAAAATTTACTTATTTATATTATTTTATAAAAAGTCAAAGCCCTATTTAATTTTTCTAAAAACATAAATTATTTATAATAAAATAAACATATATTTAATAAAGGTGATGAGGTTCACCTATTTAACTGCTAGAATATTTTTTTTCTGGATGATGACCTCTACTAATTAATAAACAGATAGAAAGGCAGTATTATCTGTTAAATTAGAGGAGGCATGGTCTAAAATTTTAAACAATGATTATTTTATCTAAACAGTTTGCTAATTAATTTTATAGTATTTTGATTAATGCATGAAAAGATGAACCTATTCAACCTCAATAAATGGAATTATATGTTAATTTCATGAAACATTAAATCAAATGAATAAAATTAATGCTTAAAATATAATTTACTTTATTTCATTTATTAAAAAATTATTTATTATTAAAATTATTAATATTAAAAAATTTATTATTAAAAATAGTTATTATATATTATTAAAACTATTTATTATTAAATTATTATACTATTAAAAACATTTAAACAATTTTATTATTAAAATAAATGGTGATGAGGTTCCACCAATCTGAACCGCCAGTGATAAATATCTTCTGGATAATGAACTCTGTAAGAAACTACTAACTAATTCATAAGAGGTTTAAAAAATGATAGGAGATATTTATCCATTAATTTTAGGAATACTTATATTAGTTTCAAGTTTAATATCTTTGAAACTAGGAATCTCAGTAACAATAGTTGAAATATTGCTAGGAATTATTACAGGGAATATTGGAATTATACGACCAGAAGCATGGATGTTATACATAGCTAGCTTTGGAGGAATACTTTTAACTTTTCTATCTGGGATAGAAATCGATAGTAATTTAATGAAAGAAAAAATGAAAGAAATAGTCTTAATAGGATTTTTATCTTTCGCAGCCCCATTCGTGATTATTTTCTTATTTGTGTATTTTATTGTTGGTTGGAATTTTTTAGCTGCTATATTATGTGCAACAGCTCTTTCCGAAACTTCAATAGCTATTGTATACTCAGCACTTGTTGAAAAAAATTTACTTGAATATCAAATTGGTAAAATATTGATAGGAGCAACATTCATTACAAATTTATGTACAGCTATTGCTTTGAGTATTCTTTTTATAAAACCAAACTTATACACATTATTATTCTATATAATATCTATAATAGTGTTATTTTTAGCTTTTAAATATTCTCATATTCTATTTAACAGCCCTATCTTGAAAAATAAACTTAATGAAGTGGAAATAAAATATATCTTCTTATTATTATTAATATTAATATTTTTTGCAAGTTTAGGGCAAGGACAAGCAATATTACCAGCTTTTATACTTGGACTGTTATTATCCAAACATTTCAAACTAAATTCTCCAGGTTATGAAACTAAAAAACGATTGAAAATCGTAGCTTTTGCATTTATAACACCAATATTTTTTATTGTTGGAGGAATGAAAGTATCATTATCTTTAATTATGAGTGGAATAGTAATTTTTGTTTTGATTTTTGTTTTAAGACAATTAAGTAAATTTTTAGGAGTCTATTTCATAAGTAAAAAATATTTAAACTCAAATAAACAGTATATTACCTTAATGATGAGTACAGGTTTAACTTTTGGACTAATTGCAACAACCTTTGGCCTTACTACAGGAATATTAGATCAGATGACATATTCCATATTAACTGGAGTCCTTGTATTAAGTGCAATACTACCTACAATAACTGCTGAAAAATGGTTCCCACCACATACAGAAGATATTA
The genomic region above belongs to Methanobrevibacter sp. TMH8 and contains:
- a CDS encoding cation:proton antiporter, with the translated sequence MIGDIYPLILGILILVSSLISLKLGISVTIVEILLGIITGNIGIIRPEAWMLYIASFGGILLTFLSGIEIDSNLMKEKMKEIVLIGFLSFAAPFVIIFLFVYFIVGWNFLAAILCATALSETSIAIVYSALVEKNLLEYQIGKILIGATFITNLCTAIALSILFIKPNLYTLLFYIISIIVLFLAFKYSHILFNSPILKNKLNEVEIKYIFLLLLILIFFASLGQGQAILPAFILGLLLSKHFKLNSPGYETKKRLKIVAFAFITPIFFIVGGMKVSLSLIMSGIVIFVLIFVLRQLSKFLGVYFISKKYLNSNKQYITLMMSTGLTFGLIATTFGLTTGILDQMTYSILTGVLVLSAILPTITAEKWFPPHTEDITD